A stretch of Girardinichthys multiradiatus isolate DD_20200921_A chromosome 20, DD_fGirMul_XY1, whole genome shotgun sequence DNA encodes these proteins:
- the zc3h10 gene encoding zinc finger CCCH domain-containing protein 10, with protein sequence MPDRDSSYLSCGGGSSGTLGEEGGPGSGLAGGSADGRGGSGGGVGGIVSGSGGMGGGGAPGNSNGFGNGGGGGPGSGLALDGVCRDFIRNVCKRGKRCRFKHPDFNEVPDLGVQKNEFIFCHDYQNKDCMRSNCRFVHGSKEDEDYYKKTGELPPRLRGKVAARLGLSLMDLPLSRGEVPICRDFLKGECQRGNKCKFRHVKKDYEYEPSRAGVGGVVGQVPIGMVTTGGGMGGGGGACGGMQGLVGGGGNMMGTGCPSLGSCRDAGLSGVGGIGGGGISGCLSIGSSGQRRYDRSSVYDPLLESGLFDANSLEASIDHTALQLKRRRLEGLRLIDGGWGELGVQAVLPPRPLEYRFLEEENSLLRKRVEELKKQVSNLVATNEVLLEQNAQFRSQAKVMTLSSTPAPTEQNLAPPVGAVSSYNHSIAQTHTTLSSAGLQPRPVTQQDLVASTGAPAAPPTNAAPPSAPPPHLNPEITPLSAALAQTIAQGMAPPVSMAQVAVSVAPVAVSMTQPLPGITMSHATTPMVSYPIASQSMRITTLPH encoded by the exons ATGCCTGACCGGGACAGTTCCTACCTATCATGTGGTGGTGGGAGTAGCGGTACTCTGGGTGAAGAGGGGGGACCTGGGTCTGGTTTGGCGGGGGGCTCGGCGGACGGCAGAGGCGGTTCTGGGGGAGGTGTTGGTGGGATTGTCTCTGGCTCTGGGGGCATGGGTGGAGGAGGGGCGCCTGGAAACAGCAATGGTTTTGGGAACGGTGGAGGAGGGGGACCAGGTTCGGGACTGGCACTAGACGGTGTTTGCAGGGACTTCATACGCAATGTCTGCAAGAGGGGGAAGCGCTGTCGCTTTAAACACCCAGACTTTAATGAAGTACCAGACCTGGGAGTGCAAAAGAATGAGTTCATCTTCTGCCATGACTATCAGAATAAGGACTGCATGCGCTCCAACTGCCGCTTTGTGCATGGGTCCAAAGAGGATGAGGACTATTACaagaaaacaggagagttgCCCCCCAGACTACGAGGGAAGGTTGCCGCACGACTCGGTCTGTCCCTGATGGATCTCCCTCTTAGCCGAGGGGAGGTCCCAATCTGCAGAGACTTCCTTAAGGGAGAGTGTCAGAGAGGGAACAAATGTAAATTTCGCCATGTCAAAAAAGACTATGAATACGAACCTTCAAGAGCTGGCGTGGGTGGTGTTGTGGGACAGGTACCAATTGGAATGGTGACCACTGGGGGAGGGATGGGTGGAGGAGGAGGCGCCTGTGGAGGAATGCAAGGACTTGTGGGAGGTGGGGGTAACATGATGGGGACAGGCTGCCCCAGCCTGGGTAGCTGCAGAGATGCAGGTCTCTCAGGGGTTGGAGGGATAGGTGGAGGTGGAATAAGTGGGTGTCTCTCCATTGGTTCTTCGGGACAGCGACGGTATGACAGAAGCTCAGTGTACGACCCACTCCTCGAAAGTGGGCTGTTTGATGCTAATTCTTTGGAGGCTTCTATAGATCACACTGCTCTACAGCTGAAGAGGCGGCGGTTGGAGGGCCTCCGGTTGATCGATGGAGGTTGGGGAGAGTTGGGGGTTCAAGCTGTGCTGCCACCTCGTCCTCTGGAGTACAGATTCCTGGAAGAAGAAAATTCCTTGTTGAGGAAGAGAGTGGAGGAGTTAAAGAAGCAG GTCTCCAATCTTGTTGCCACCAATGAGGTCCTCCTGGAGCAGAACGCCCAGTTTAGGAGCCAGGCCAAGGTGATGACACTGTCGTCCACCCCTGCTCCCACTGAGCAGAATCTGGCGCCCCCTGTGGGTGCAGTGAGCTCCTACAATCACAGCATTGCTCAGACCCACACCACCCTCAGCAGCGCGGGACTGCAGCCTCGGCCCGTCACTCAACAAGACCTGGTGGCTTCCACCGGTGCCCCTGCTGCTCCGCCTACCAATGCGGCCCCACCCTCAGCACCTCCCCCGCACCTCAACCCTGAGATTACCCCGCTCTCAGCTGCCCTCGCACAGACCATTGCCCAAGGAATGGCGCCACCTGTTTCCATGGCCCAAGTGGCAGTATCTGTGGCACCGGTTGCTGTGTCCATGACACAGCCTCTCCCAGGCATCACCATGAGTCATGCTACCACCCCGATGGTATCGTACCCCATCGCAAGTCAAAGCATGAGGATCACAACCCTGCCTCACTGA
- the LOC124856198 gene encoding dnaJ homolog subfamily B member 9-like: MAAQGAFRRMRTCAVLLVLCLTEDQQASASETARSYYDTLNVEPTATHSQIKKSFHSLAVRYHPDKNKSAQAETTFREIAEAYAVLSDKKKRRLYDSVGHEAFLENQESFEDDDENSFHFGFSDFFQDFYDDSISDESPFHWSFLQEEEEEDIQYKHYSFGESTFSFLFDDENEEEHYY, encoded by the exons ATGGCAGCACAAGGTGCTTTCCGCAGGATGCGAACCTGTGCGGTCTTGTTGGTCCTGTGTCTGACTGAAGATCAGCAAGCCTCGGCCTCAGAGACAGCCAGAAGTTACTATGACACTCTGAATGTTGAGCCAACAGCCACGCACAGCCAGATAAAAAAGTCTTTTCACAGCCTGGCAGTGAGGTACCACCCCGATAAGAACAAGAGCGCCCAAGCTGAAACCACTTTCAGGGAGATTGCAGAAG CCTATGCAGTGCTCTCAGATAAGAAGAAAAGGCGGCTGTATGACAGTGTGGGCCATGAAGCCTTCTTAGAAAACCAGGAGTCATTTGAGGATGATGATGAGAACAGCTTCCACTTCGGTTTCTCGGACTTCTTCCAGGATTTCTATGACGATTCCATATCGGATGAATCACCCTTTCACTGGAGCTTTCTtcaggaagaggaagaggaggatatTCAATACAAACATTACAGTTTTGGAGAGTCTAccttcagctttttatttgatGATGAAAATGAGGAGGAGCATTACTATTAA